The genome window GTGCCAAGATATTAATCGCACTCATGATAGGGCCAAAAGTTGAGCAAAAAAAGTAACCACAAAACTGAGTTTTTGGACACCCCACCATAGATCCCAACACAGTTACATGCTGTCAAGAATTCTTTGCAGTTCCTCAACCATGTAAAGGGGAAGAGAGAATAATCTGAATGTGCCGGACGCTCCCGGCAAAGAAAAATTTGCATTATGGAGGGCCGGCAGGTCGGCATTGAAGCGGACTCCCAATTTAACTCCCTTTTCTTTGATAAATACCTGCAAAGATTTCAGGGTCCCGGTTTTTCCCGCCTTCACCTCCACCGGAAAGATCATGCTGCGGAAAGCCTGGACATAATCAACCTCGGATGATGCCTGCCGTTTTTCCCGGCACCAGTAAAAAAGTTCCGGCTCTTCATAATATTGCCGGGCGTAGAGAAGATGCTGGCCAATAAACTGCTCACTGATAGGACCGGAATTAACCAGCTTAACTTTATCCGCGCTTGCAATATCAGCATAGCTCATCCCGCAGGCTGCTGTGAGCAGCCCAACATCCAGGAATAACGGCTTTTGCACCTTTTCGTTGCTTTCAGCCCTTAACGGCACCCCGTTTGCCCCGCTATGGTAAACCGGCGCGTATACCCTGGCCAGGGCCAGTAGATGCAATGATTTTTTCAGTTCGGAACTTTTTTCGTTTCGGTCCAGGTTGACGTATTTAAGCTTTTGTCCCACCTGCATGGGCAGTTTTTGAAAAACTCTCTGGAGTCGGATATGCTTGACACGTTTACCATATTTACTGAAATCATCTCGGTAGGTGAGAAGTATTGAATGCTTAATGGTATCCACATCAAGCATGGAGCCGCTATCCTGATATGCCTGAATAGCTTCCGGCATACCGCCAACAGCACAATAAATCTTGAACATCTTCATGAGCTCAGTATGGATAACCGACGGGAATTTATCATGAATCTGGAACTGCTCAATGAATTCTTTCAGTTGCTCTCTGCCGGTTCCGGTCAGAAACTCTTTAAAGGTCATCGGCCCAAGGTGCAGGTATTCTATTCTTCCCACCGGCATTGAAAATGTATGTTCTTCCAGGACAAATTCCAGCAGAGAACCTGCGGCAATGACATGCAGCCTGGGCATCAATTCATAAAAATAGCGCAGGGATGCCAGAATTTGCGGTGTGGCCTGGATTTCATCAAGAAAAAGAAGGGTCTTGCCGGGCGTTATTCTCCGGGAAGTTTTTAACTCAAGCAGTGTAATAATCTGGTTGGGATCTTTTGAGGTGAAACAGTCAGCATAATCATCACTAAGCTCAAGGTTGATTTCCATGAGATCTAATCCTGCTTCTTTGGCAAATATGCGAACAAGATATGATTTGCCCACCTGACGTGCTCCTCTGATGACGAGCGGTTTTCTTATTTTTTTGTCTTTCCAGTTTTCGAGATATTGCAACGCGGATCTTTTCAGCATAGCGGTCCCCTTTTTAGTTTATTTGTAAGGGTATAAATAGACTAAAGATATTGTTTTGTAAAGGTATATTTTGTACGGAAGCATGTTGCGTTGCAGCTTTTTTGAAGGGAGGAGCAATTGTATGTTTACGCTTTATCACAGGTGGCTATTGTTGAAATGAAAACCAGCCAACATTCCTAATCATCCAACTCGCAATGTTCCGGCTCAATATCAAGAATCAGGGCAATTGACTTTTTTACAAGGCTGATTTCATCGTTTGAGATGTTTCCGATCTTTTCCGCAAATCTCCTGTGGCTGATGGCTCTGATCTGAAAACAGTCAACTACAGATTTTTTTTGAAGGCCATTGTTTGTACAAGGTTCCAGAGAAACGAAAAAAGGATTTTCCTTCCAATACGGGTTCCAGGCAGTGACAGGTAAAATAATGGCAAGCTTGAGATGCTTGTCATGACCACCGTTCAAGACGAGTACAGGCCGTCTTTTCTTAATTTCATCCCCGATAGCTGGATCAAGACTTACCCAATAGATATCACCGGCTTTCAAAATCTTCCCCTTCTATCGATTCAAAAAGGTTATCATATTGTGCCCTGCCGATCATCTCCATGGCTTCCATCCTCTTAAATTCCCGAAGCCTTTTGCGGTCTTCTTTAACCTTGGCGTTGATAGCCTCTCGCATATATTCACTAAGGCTTCTGTAGCGAAAGCCCTTATACGTTTTCTTGATGAAATTATGATCTTTTGCGTCAATCTGCACTTTGGTCTGAACCAGCATATCACCCTCCCATTTTTTGTTTATTCTGCCATATTTTTTACCCCAATATCAAGGACAAAATTAAGGGTCACTTTAAGGGTACATGACTTTGCCAAATCTTTCGGGACAGCTTTAAAAAATAGCAGGAAAAAGTTTTTTAATAATAGCTTGATTTTCAAATTATTTTATATTCAAATAGCTTGAGATTCAAACAAAGGTGATTTCCGCAATTTTTAAGCAATAAAACCTTTCTAATAAGGAGGTAAGGCATGATCGGTCGTTTTTCCCGCCCTGGCGTCTATCGTGAACTGCTGCAACAGGGAGAATTTTTAAGAGTATTTTAGCGGGGATTCTTGCCCTGCTGAGTTTTCTTCTGGATAGAGGAATATATCCTGCGTCGGCAATTACGCATTCATTTAACCTATCTGAAGATACCATAGCCACAATAGCAATGGTCTTTGCCCTGGCATCTGTGACTATAAACGGACTTCCCATAATCTGGGGTGGTATCAAAGGCCTTGTACAGCGCAAACTGAATGTGGATGAACTCGTAAGCCTGGCAATCATAGCATGTCTTGTTCGGGGGAATTTTCTGGAGGCGGCTTTTGTCAGCTTTGTTATGATGTTGGGTGCTTTAATAGAAGAAGCAGCAAGCAGTTCAGCACGAAAGTCGATTCAATCTCTAATTGGTATCGCACCGCAAACAGCCACAGTGCTTATTAATGGCCGGGCGATCACAAAACCGATTAACGAAGTTAAGGTTGGAGAAATCCTTCTGGTTAAACCTGGCGAGCGTATCCCCGTCGATACTGTGGTAAGAAAGGGAAACAGTGCGGTGGACGAATTTTCAATAACGGGTGAAGCGAGGTGTCATGCACCATACCGACATAGAAAAACTTTCTTCAATTTTAATCGAGCTTTATGAAAAGATGTCTTCCTGGGAACATGCCGTGGTTAAGGAAAGCGGTCTAACCCCTGCCCAAATGCATGCCATCGAAATTATGGGCCATCAGGAGAGTCTTCGGATGAAGGAACTGGCCCAAAAGCTGGGTGTCACAACAGGAACTCTCACGGTTATGATCGACCGACTGGAACAAAATGATTTGATATTGCGAAAGCCTCATGAAAACGATCGTCGTTCCATCGTTCTTGTCCTCACGAAAAAGGGTCAAAAATATTTTAAAGAACACCATAAATTGCACCTTGAACTAACCAGTGAAATCACATCTTCATTGAATGAAGATGAAACAAAGCAATTTTACACTTTTATTGAAAAACTTGTCAGTCACTTTTGAATCTATTTACATCTGGAAATAAAAACGGAGAAACTTATGAACGTTTTAGTCACTATTATTTTACAGTCCTGGCATCTATTACTGGAAGCATCGATATATATTCTTTTTGGTATTCTTGTGGGTGGTTTGCTGAAGGTCTTTATCAGTCCGGCAACAGTGGCCGGACATCTGGGAAAGGGACGCTTTACTTCCGTATTTAAGGCGGCTTTGTTCGGAATACCCATCCCTTTATGATCCTGTGGAGTGCTGCCGGCGGCAGCATCACTAAAAAAGCAGGGGGCCAACAACGGCGCTACCACTGCTTTTTTGATATCAACACCGGAATCCGGAGTGGATTCCATAGCCATAACCTATGCTTTGCTTGATCCGCTGATGACAGTGGCCCGACCGGTAGCGGCATTTCTCACCGCTATTGCCGCCGGAATAACTGAAAATCTGTTTCATAGCGCTAACGATAAAGACAAGATAAAGGTGGACTTAAGCTGCCCGATAGATGGGTGTTGTGACGGGATTGACTGTTCGCCGGATGAGCATAAACACCATCATTCCTTTGTTGAAAAATTACAGGCAGGCCTCAAGTTTGCAGTAACCGATATTTGGGGAGATCTTGCAGGATGGTTTTTTACAGGAATC of Desulfosarcina sp. BuS5 contains these proteins:
- a CDS encoding ATP-binding protein, with translation MLKRSALQYLENWKDKKIRKPLVIRGARQVGKSYLVRIFAKEAGLDLMEINLELSDDYADCFTSKDPNQIITLLELKTSRRITPGKTLLFLDEIQATPQILASLRYFYELMPRLHVIAAGSLLEFVLEEHTFSMPVGRIEYLHLGPMTFKEFLTGTGREQLKEFIEQFQIHDKFPSVIHTELMKMFKIYCAVGGMPEAIQAYQDSGSMLDVDTIKHSILLTYRDDFSKYGKRVKHIRLQRVFQKLPMQVGQKLKYVNLDRNEKSSELKKSLHLLALARVYAPVYHSGANGVPLRAESNEKVQKPLFLDVGLLTAACGMSYADIASADKVKLVNSGPISEQFIGQHLLYARQYYEEPELFYWCREKRQASSEVDYVQAFRSMIFPVEVKAGKTGTLKSLQVFIKEKGVKLGVRFNADLPALHNANFSLPGASGTFRLFSLPLYMVEELQRILDSM
- a CDS encoding type II toxin-antitoxin system PemK/MazF family toxin, coding for MKAGDIYWVSLDPAIGDEIKKRRPVLVLNGGHDKHLKLAIILPVTAWNPYWKENPFFVSLEPCTNNGLQKKSVVDCFQIRAISHRRFAEKIGNISNDEISLVKKSIALILDIEPEHCELDD
- a CDS encoding crotonobetainyl-CoA--carnitine CoA-transferase is translated as MLVQTKVQIDAKDHNFIKKTYKGFRYRSLSEYMREAINAKVKEDRKRLREFKRMEAMEMIGRAQYDNLFESIEGEDFESR
- a CDS encoding P-type ATPase is translated as MVFALASVTINGLPIIWGGIKGLVQRKLNVDELVSLAIIACLVRGNFLEAAFVSFVMMLGALIEEAASSSARKSIQSLIGIAPQTATVLINGRAITKPINEVKVGEILLVKPGERIPVDTVVRKGNSAVDEFSITGEARCHAPYRHRKTFFNFNRAL
- a CDS encoding MarR family winged helix-turn-helix transcriptional regulator — protein: MHHTDIEKLSSILIELYEKMSSWEHAVVKESGLTPAQMHAIEIMGHQESLRMKELAQKLGVTTGTLTVMIDRLEQNDLILRKPHENDRRSIVLVLTKKGQKYFKEHHKLHLELTSEITSSLNEDETKQFYTFIEKLVSHF